One genomic segment of Streptomyces sp. NBC_00239 includes these proteins:
- a CDS encoding AAA family ATPase, with amino-acid sequence MSGVRWEKHDGPGGPAGYGGTPRPAAPAEPAPPESAQAAATGAAATASAGASGPTGPVGAGPGPGPAGPAGPGGAMPPAAHPAMPRWAVSLGWELRRGRQVVLDGQVRDRWWLDGRPASFRTLVTGVLEELGGAEVVGWWDPVDGLTFPLPGHAKRFDELVARLPARPTTTTAPPTAPPTAPVGGAGSPAGPHPGSAPHPGSGPAAGTTTRRGAERRQAQDRLFEPLPVRRPTSFEDVVATVRRLAASPDAATAFVFQDVDHVLPPGRPDSQLGYLRLRAAMTDAVVPRPGPYADDDPRARNAVLCVVGDVGRLPGWFHLEDPRIAALHIGPPGPSERRLWLSWLRREFTGQEHATRADMEALVGATDGMPGWEIDALARTSRLRGASLHKPDKLLEQHRLNVSVDPWTQLDQETVGRAAQVLGNRVIGQNTAVEAVTAALQAAFVGVDFGGSGTARPRGAFFFVGPTGVGKTELAKAVAELMFGDQSAYARFDMSEYQQEHAAERLAGAPPGYVGYEQGGELTRRVQERPFSVLLFDEIEKAHPKVLDKFLQILEDGRLTDGRGQTAHFSQCLIIFTSNTGADAVQDLLAERGGELPYSDLEAHFRHAVEEKFREIGRPEIYGRLRPGVVVFDMLRSEHIVRIADRLIAQLADSVRERHQVELRCDPSGLHPWLADRMADPGRLAYGGRQIRNELEVLRAAVVRHFLAHRPPPGSVLAIGVDAEGVPRVSTEGGAAS; translated from the coding sequence GTGAGCGGCGTGCGCTGGGAGAAGCACGACGGGCCCGGCGGTCCGGCCGGGTACGGGGGCACCCCGCGGCCGGCCGCGCCGGCGGAACCCGCTCCGCCGGAGTCCGCCCAGGCCGCCGCCACAGGAGCCGCCGCCACCGCCTCCGCCGGGGCGAGCGGGCCGACCGGACCTGTCGGCGCCGGTCCCGGACCCGGACCCGCGGGGCCCGCCGGCCCCGGTGGGGCGATGCCGCCCGCGGCACATCCCGCGATGCCCCGGTGGGCGGTGTCGCTGGGGTGGGAGCTGCGCCGGGGCCGCCAGGTGGTCCTGGACGGCCAGGTGCGCGACCGCTGGTGGCTGGACGGCCGCCCGGCCTCGTTCCGGACCCTGGTCACGGGGGTGCTGGAAGAACTCGGTGGCGCGGAGGTGGTGGGCTGGTGGGATCCCGTCGACGGGCTGACGTTCCCGTTGCCGGGTCACGCCAAGCGCTTCGACGAGCTGGTGGCCCGGCTGCCCGCCCGGCCCACGACGACGACGGCACCCCCGACGGCGCCCCCGACGGCACCGGTCGGCGGGGCGGGGTCCCCGGCCGGCCCGCATCCCGGCTCCGCACCGCATCCCGGCTCCGGCCCCGCCGCCGGTACGACGACCCGGCGCGGTGCGGAGCGGCGCCAGGCCCAGGACCGGCTGTTCGAGCCCCTGCCGGTCCGGCGGCCGACGTCCTTCGAGGACGTGGTGGCCACCGTGCGGCGCCTCGCGGCCAGCCCCGACGCCGCGACCGCGTTCGTGTTCCAGGACGTGGACCACGTACTGCCACCGGGCCGACCGGACTCACAGCTGGGCTACCTGCGGCTGCGGGCCGCGATGACCGACGCCGTCGTGCCGCGCCCGGGACCGTACGCCGACGACGATCCGCGCGCACGCAACGCCGTGCTCTGCGTGGTCGGGGACGTGGGACGGCTGCCCGGCTGGTTCCACCTGGAGGACCCGCGGATCGCCGCCCTGCACATCGGCCCGCCCGGCCCGAGCGAACGCCGGCTGTGGCTGTCCTGGCTGCGCCGGGAGTTCACCGGGCAGGAGCACGCCACCCGGGCCGACATGGAGGCGCTGGTGGGCGCCACCGACGGGATGCCCGGCTGGGAGATCGACGCGCTCGCCCGGACGTCCCGGCTGCGCGGCGCATCCCTGCACAAGCCGGACAAGCTGCTGGAACAGCACCGCCTCAACGTGAGCGTGGATCCGTGGACCCAGCTCGACCAGGAGACCGTGGGGCGGGCCGCGCAGGTGCTCGGCAACCGGGTGATCGGACAGAACACCGCCGTGGAGGCGGTGACCGCGGCCCTCCAGGCGGCCTTCGTGGGGGTGGACTTCGGCGGCTCCGGCACGGCCCGGCCGCGCGGCGCGTTCTTCTTCGTCGGCCCCACCGGCGTGGGGAAGACGGAACTCGCCAAGGCGGTGGCCGAGTTGATGTTCGGCGACCAGAGCGCCTACGCCCGCTTCGACATGAGCGAATACCAGCAGGAGCACGCCGCCGAGCGCCTCGCGGGCGCCCCGCCCGGATACGTGGGGTACGAGCAGGGCGGCGAGCTGACCCGGCGGGTCCAGGAACGCCCTTTCAGCGTCCTGCTGTTCGACGAGATCGAGAAGGCCCACCCGAAGGTGCTGGACAAGTTCCTCCAGATCCTGGAGGACGGCCGGCTGACCGACGGCCGCGGCCAGACCGCGCACTTCTCCCAGTGCCTGATCATCTTCACCTCCAACACCGGCGCCGACGCCGTCCAGGACCTGCTGGCCGAGCGCGGCGGCGAACTCCCCTACTCCGACCTGGAGGCGCACTTCCGGCATGCGGTGGAGGAGAAGTTCCGGGAGATCGGGCGTCCGGAGATCTACGGACGGCTGCGGCCCGGCGTGGTCGTCTTCGACATGCTCCGCAGCGAGCACATCGTCCGGATCGCCGACCGGCTGATCGCGCAGCTCGCCGACTCGGTGCGCGAACGCCACCAGGTGGAACTGCGCTGCGACCCGTCCGGCCTGCACCCGTGGCTCGCCGACCGGATGGCCGACCCCGGGCGCCTGGCGTACGGCGGCCGCCAGATCCGCAACGAACTGGAGGTGCTGCGCGCCGCGGTGGTCCGGCACTTCCTCGCCCACCGGCCGCCGCCGGGCAGCGTGCTCGCGATCGGCGTGGACGCGGAGGGCGTCCCGCGGGTCTCCACCGAAGGGGGCGCGGCGTCGTGA
- a CDS encoding Hsp70 family protein, whose translation MSVLAVDIGHRFGRIARPVPGGAPTTVTVRLDTPDDLAGALAQLLALAHAEASDGNDRDPGGSGPGAAAVALGLPPSGAQDLARRGAATEAGLLVAHQAPEPVAAALAYGAVTAGADHTVLVLDQGATTLDLTLLAVTPDRTVRILDTRTHLLGGADWDRAVAAGLRRGLPGSAAPQESVLTAVAEDLRRQLSERETATATVTIEGREHGLALDRATLGLLTAPLRERAEAAVTAALAAAGHDPDGILLAGGLSAAPGTAERLEELLGLPVRCRNRPELAVVEGLIALAGFGPLRILRGPAPAPSTTLPPYGPTDPEPPTPWPRPAPGRLPDTDRTPGPDAAPTPGAVPGAVPGPRRAPGPDPASDPEPLSGSEPFSDPEPTHAPGPAPSPRSPYAAGGDVPAAGPEAGRTEEEQVPAAEPGPRIPPTAPPPEPVPPRPPHPPQAPPVPPGSSGWAAGGTVPDQGPTAAVAVSELSAIRRGDHLLVLWAWPPSSRTARVRWRAEHPGGTPVPAPDSPTEAITETITGPATGTGRATDPASAAPTTGDILVRRRVYEHDGGLDLHVGRGAVTLTVEALVSDPGVDIEEATALPVPAEPPLVLYEPRVRRRLGGGRTATVTFRCASGCTLPALRIVHGTGSFRPASPAEGTVLHEVPAQPLAAGVPLSVRFPLPPSRETSWLVCFPADPDSLGEVELRPVALHRLRVS comes from the coding sequence GTGAGCGTCCTCGCCGTCGACATAGGGCACCGCTTCGGGCGGATCGCCCGGCCGGTCCCGGGCGGTGCGCCGACGACGGTCACCGTCCGGCTCGACACCCCGGACGACCTCGCGGGAGCGCTCGCCCAACTCCTCGCCCTCGCCCACGCCGAGGCCTCCGACGGCAACGACCGGGACCCGGGCGGCAGCGGACCCGGCGCCGCCGCCGTGGCGCTCGGCCTGCCGCCCTCCGGCGCGCAGGACCTGGCCCGCCGGGGCGCCGCGACGGAGGCGGGCCTCCTCGTGGCCCACCAGGCGCCCGAGCCGGTGGCCGCGGCCCTCGCCTACGGTGCGGTCACCGCGGGCGCCGACCACACCGTCCTGGTCCTCGACCAGGGGGCGACCACCCTCGACCTCACGCTGCTCGCGGTCACCCCGGACCGTACGGTACGGATCCTCGACACCCGCACCCACCTGCTGGGCGGCGCGGACTGGGACCGGGCCGTGGCCGCCGGGCTGCGCCGCGGACTGCCCGGCTCCGCCGCACCGCAGGAGTCCGTGCTCACGGCCGTCGCGGAGGATCTGCGGCGGCAGCTCTCGGAGCGGGAGACCGCCACCGCGACCGTCACCATCGAGGGGCGGGAGCACGGGCTGGCCCTCGACCGGGCGACGCTCGGCCTGCTGACGGCGCCGCTGCGCGAGCGGGCCGAGGCGGCCGTCACCGCCGCGCTGGCGGCGGCCGGCCACGACCCCGACGGCATCCTGCTGGCCGGCGGCCTGTCGGCCGCTCCGGGCACGGCGGAACGCCTGGAGGAGCTGCTCGGGCTGCCCGTACGCTGCCGGAACCGGCCCGAACTCGCCGTGGTGGAAGGCCTGATCGCACTGGCCGGCTTCGGCCCGCTGCGGATCCTGCGGGGCCCCGCACCCGCCCCGAGCACCACCCTGCCCCCGTACGGCCCGACCGACCCCGAACCTCCCACGCCCTGGCCCCGCCCCGCCCCGGGTCGCCTGCCCGACACCGACCGCACCCCCGGCCCGGATGCGGCGCCGACCCCCGGGGCGGTGCCCGGCGCGGTGCCCGGCCCGCGCCGGGCGCCCGGCCCCGATCCGGCGTCCGACCCCGAGCCCCTTTCCGGCTCCGAGCCCTTCTCCGACCCCGAACCGACGCACGCCCCCGGACCGGCCCCCTCCCCCCGCTCCCCCTACGCGGCCGGCGGGGACGTGCCGGCGGCCGGTCCCGAGGCGGGGCGAACCGAAGAGGAGCAGGTGCCGGCAGCGGAGCCCGGCCCGCGGATCCCTCCGACGGCGCCTCCCCCAGAGCCCGTTCCGCCGCGGCCGCCCCACCCGCCGCAGGCGCCCCCCGTACCGCCCGGGTCGTCGGGGTGGGCCGCGGGTGGCACCGTGCCCGATCAGGGGCCGACGGCCGCCGTGGCGGTGTCGGAGCTGAGCGCGATCAGGCGGGGTGACCACCTGCTCGTGCTGTGGGCGTGGCCGCCGTCCTCCCGGACCGCCCGGGTCCGCTGGCGCGCGGAGCACCCCGGCGGTACACCGGTCCCCGCACCCGACTCCCCCACCGAAGCGATCACCGAAACGATCACCGGGCCTGCCACCGGCACCGGCCGCGCCACCGACCCCGCCTCCGCCGCCCCCACCACCGGCGACATCCTCGTCCGCCGCCGGGTCTACGAGCACGACGGCGGGCTCGACCTGCACGTGGGGCGCGGCGCCGTCACGCTCACCGTCGAGGCCCTGGTCAGCGACCCCGGCGTGGACATCGAGGAGGCCACTGCGCTGCCCGTACCGGCCGAGCCGCCGCTCGTGCTGTACGAGCCCCGCGTGCGGCGCCGCCTCGGCGGGGGCCGGACCGCCACGGTCACCTTCCGCTGCGCGTCCGGATGCACACTGCCCGCGCTGCGGATCGTGCACGGTACCGGCAGCTTCCGGCCGGCGAGTCCCGCCGAGGGAACGGTCCTGCACGAGGTGCCCGCGCAGCCGCTCGCCGCGGGGGTGCCGCTGTCCGTCCGGTTCCCGCTGCCGCCGTCCCGGGAGACCTCCTGGCTGGTGTGCTTCCCGGCCGACCCCGATTCCCTCGGCGAGGTGGAGCTCCGCCCCGTCGCCCTCCACCGTCTGCGGGTGAGCTGA
- a CDS encoding TRAFAC clade GTPase domain-containing protein has translation MARPLTCPYCYESMTARGIRFRCSSRTSRTQKRCERRRDPVLADRMGQRAEVGPEFAADGRKRSAVCPDCDGETTFRICPVCHMTLPVEFGMVDSRLIAMVGAKATGKTVYMTVLLHEMMNRVGASFNASMLAADDLTMMRFVSEYQDHLYRDGRMFAGTRTAVANDNRIDPLVFRFGVRRRGLLGDRPQHIVLSFFDTAGEDFNSRDNMEVNTRYLAHADGIILLLDPLQMPGARQWAAPGTALPGTEGVDSPLNVLGRVTNMLHAQHRGRRSGKVRTPLAVVFSKMDAFWHLLDKGSPLRDHPPLGGRFDVPDSLDVHDEVRHLLKDWDGMAIDRILENNFARHRYFGVSALGRGPTPEARVAPTGIQPYRVADPLLWLLSETGAVPRTGRER, from the coding sequence ATGGCCAGACCACTGACCTGCCCGTACTGCTACGAGAGCATGACCGCCCGCGGGATCCGGTTCCGGTGCAGCAGCCGGACCAGCCGCACCCAGAAGCGGTGCGAGCGCCGACGCGACCCGGTGCTCGCCGACCGGATGGGCCAACGGGCGGAGGTGGGACCGGAGTTCGCGGCGGACGGTCGCAAGCGGAGTGCGGTGTGCCCCGACTGCGACGGCGAGACCACCTTCCGCATCTGCCCGGTGTGCCACATGACCCTGCCGGTGGAGTTCGGCATGGTGGACAGCCGGCTGATCGCGATGGTCGGAGCCAAGGCCACCGGCAAGACCGTCTACATGACCGTGCTGCTGCACGAGATGATGAACCGGGTGGGGGCCTCGTTCAACGCCTCGATGCTCGCCGCTGACGACCTCACCATGATGCGCTTCGTCTCCGAGTACCAGGACCACCTGTACCGGGACGGGCGGATGTTCGCCGGCACCCGGACCGCGGTCGCCAACGACAACCGCATCGACCCGCTCGTGTTCCGCTTCGGGGTGCGCCGGCGCGGGCTGCTCGGCGACCGGCCGCAGCACATCGTGCTGTCCTTCTTCGACACCGCGGGCGAGGACTTCAACTCCCGCGACAACATGGAGGTCAACACCCGCTACCTGGCCCACGCCGACGGCATCATCCTGCTGCTGGACCCGCTCCAGATGCCCGGCGCCCGCCAGTGGGCCGCCCCCGGCACCGCCCTGCCCGGCACCGAGGGCGTCGACAGCCCGCTGAACGTGCTGGGCCGGGTCACCAACATGCTGCACGCCCAGCACCGGGGCCGCCGGTCCGGCAAGGTCCGCACCCCGCTTGCCGTGGTGTTCTCCAAGATGGACGCCTTCTGGCACCTGCTCGACAAGGGCAGCCCGCTGCGCGACCACCCGCCGCTCGGCGGCCGGTTCGACGTGCCGGACAGCCTGGACGTGCACGACGAGGTCCGGCACCTCCTCAAGGACTGGGACGGGATGGCCATCGACCGGATCCTGGAGAACAACTTCGCCCGCCACCGGTACTTCGGGGTGTCCGCGCTGGGCCGCGGCCCCACCCCCGAAGCCCGGGTGGCCCCGACCGGCATCCAGCCGTACCGGGTCGCCGACCCGCTGCTGTGGCTGCTCTCCGAGACCGGCGCGGTGCCCCGGACCGGGCGGGAGCGGTGA
- a CDS encoding GTPase-associated protein 1-related protein, whose protein sequence is MTAAGPPPLRQLYYTSCERGLSGFSGFQFNAVTPGVSTETLHAVEALAGYDPPRPFVESDTPELLARCPVNLCFLPGGPDGRGATVVCVRYVGRDSARRFGNYFAHALHTDDFAAAAGGLLGIDLWDSPVWTSTIAAGTELPPLPGPPPAGPLSAAAVAGFLRGHPYAGQLPVLLAAVCAALADGRPVVVVDATTDRIAHWFAAVGRLLPPPLARRLSFATYLFRPERSRLHLIGSVPQAPPSFGPDDRDAWHVFDFTTGRFPADLPVHSLLRLLDRIGVGSAAAVWSWTREYADGTERELGDWHAPVAAAAAAGGIALTTEDVAAVIDRLAATTAAVPGGATAAAASAGPGPAPGSGPTPAPDAGTGTGTGGSTGPSAARGAALARDLYLRHRTLDEEQLAVLSAAAGAGGDLDLHRELEGKLHASRLRAYVAGVPGAVGPVPVTDPVQRERATVLWQRMLDGAEDARPRLRLLLWARGAGLEPAPEVTEGACRALAAQLLAAHSFQSRSPEFEADTAELLDGWPWFRRSLLAELAQSPAGRDRPLHQVFSRFPASLLTEADLAGRPELLEPYWTAAALRDPGRAVRSLVRILEQRGQEFPDAELLHALWPGRRSWTYDEAGEVLRLLPAGRPGRADGPPDAFDTEGARAPAGVPGPDGAAATADGATPAGPAGAPGPAGVPAPPGPAGVPAPPGPAGAPVTAASWFDRALHQDIPGEEALADCLRLCRKLSAGDPPDWVAARSLDYAATTLHLARRLREAAEATALAAEFAAPSLTRWAAPRALKRFRLVPALLRQPAEVRAVPRMLRGLDERTRDGYLRALLTAARQRGQAGPVLLSHLAGTALVTDPLPQAHAQLVEDLLVHAADRWRVEDTRRLAERIRPYDPELARELDGRAERRTAAPVRLLRQALRRRPPGDGPGRSRKDRG, encoded by the coding sequence GTGACCGCCGCCGGCCCGCCGCCGCTGCGGCAGCTCTACTACACCTCGTGCGAGCGCGGGCTGAGCGGCTTCTCGGGGTTCCAGTTCAACGCGGTCACCCCCGGCGTCTCGACCGAGACCCTGCACGCCGTGGAGGCGCTCGCCGGCTACGACCCGCCGCGCCCGTTCGTCGAGTCCGACACCCCTGAGCTGCTGGCCCGCTGTCCCGTCAACCTCTGCTTCCTGCCCGGCGGTCCGGACGGCCGGGGCGCCACCGTGGTCTGTGTCCGGTACGTGGGCCGGGACTCGGCGCGCCGGTTCGGCAACTACTTCGCGCACGCCCTGCACACCGACGACTTCGCGGCGGCGGCCGGCGGGCTGCTCGGCATCGATCTGTGGGACTCCCCGGTGTGGACCTCCACGATCGCGGCCGGCACGGAACTGCCGCCGCTGCCCGGCCCGCCCCCGGCCGGGCCGCTGAGCGCCGCCGCGGTGGCCGGGTTCCTCCGCGGCCACCCGTACGCCGGGCAGCTGCCCGTGCTGCTGGCGGCGGTGTGCGCGGCGCTCGCGGACGGGCGTCCGGTGGTGGTCGTGGACGCCACGACCGACCGGATCGCCCACTGGTTCGCGGCCGTCGGCCGGCTCCTGCCGCCGCCGCTCGCCCGCCGGCTGTCGTTCGCCACGTACCTCTTCCGGCCCGAACGCAGCCGCCTGCACCTGATCGGCTCGGTGCCGCAGGCACCGCCCTCGTTCGGTCCCGACGACCGGGACGCCTGGCACGTCTTCGACTTCACCACCGGCCGGTTCCCGGCCGACCTGCCGGTGCACAGCCTGCTGCGGCTGCTGGACCGGATCGGGGTCGGGTCGGCCGCCGCCGTGTGGTCGTGGACCCGGGAGTACGCGGACGGGACCGAGCGCGAACTCGGCGACTGGCACGCGCCGGTGGCGGCGGCCGCCGCGGCCGGCGGCATCGCGCTGACGACCGAGGACGTCGCCGCGGTGATCGACCGGCTGGCCGCGACCACCGCGGCCGTCCCCGGCGGCGCGACCGCGGCCGCGGCATCCGCCGGGCCCGGCCCCGCCCCCGGCTCCGGCCCCACTCCGGCCCCCGACGCCGGCACCGGCACCGGCACCGGCGGGTCCACCGGCCCGTCGGCCGCCCGCGGCGCCGCGCTCGCCCGCGACCTGTACCTGCGGCACCGGACCCTGGACGAGGAGCAGCTCGCCGTGCTCAGCGCCGCCGCAGGCGCCGGCGGCGACCTCGACCTGCACCGGGAGCTGGAGGGGAAGCTGCACGCGTCGCGGCTGCGGGCGTACGTGGCGGGCGTGCCCGGCGCCGTCGGTCCCGTCCCGGTCACCGACCCCGTCCAGCGGGAGCGGGCCACCGTCCTGTGGCAGCGGATGCTCGACGGGGCCGAGGACGCGCGGCCGCGGCTGCGGCTGCTGCTGTGGGCGCGCGGCGCCGGGCTGGAGCCGGCGCCGGAGGTCACGGAGGGCGCGTGCCGGGCGCTGGCGGCCCAGTTGCTGGCCGCGCACTCCTTCCAGTCCCGGTCGCCCGAGTTCGAGGCGGACACGGCCGAACTCCTGGACGGCTGGCCCTGGTTCCGGCGCAGCCTGCTCGCGGAGCTCGCGCAGTCGCCGGCCGGCCGGGACCGGCCGCTGCACCAGGTGTTCTCCCGTTTCCCGGCCTCCCTCCTGACGGAGGCGGACCTCGCCGGGCGGCCGGAACTCCTGGAGCCGTACTGGACGGCCGCGGCCCTGCGGGATCCCGGCCGGGCGGTGCGGTCCCTGGTCCGGATCCTGGAGCAGCGCGGGCAGGAGTTCCCCGACGCGGAGCTGCTGCACGCACTGTGGCCGGGACGGCGCTCCTGGACGTACGACGAGGCCGGCGAGGTGCTCCGACTGCTGCCCGCGGGACGTCCGGGTCGTGCGGACGGCCCGCCGGACGCGTTCGATACGGAAGGCGCGCGGGCCCCGGCCGGCGTGCCGGGCCCGGATGGCGCGGCCGCCACGGCGGATGGGGCCACCCCGGCCGGACCCGCCGGCGCGCCCGGCCCGGCCGGCGTGCCCGCCCCGCCCGGCCCGGCCGGCGTGCCCGCCCCGCCCGGCCCGGCCGGCGCGCCCGTCACGGCCGCCTCCTGGTTCGACCGGGCCCTGCACCAGGACATCCCCGGTGAGGAGGCCCTCGCGGACTGCCTGCGACTGTGCCGGAAACTGTCCGCGGGGGACCCGCCGGACTGGGTGGCGGCCCGCAGTCTCGACTACGCCGCCACCACGCTGCACCTGGCCCGGCGGCTGCGGGAGGCCGCCGAGGCCACCGCGCTGGCGGCGGAGTTCGCGGCCCCCTCGCTGACCCGGTGGGCCGCGCCCCGGGCGCTGAAGCGGTTCCGGCTGGTACCGGCGCTGCTGCGGCAGCCCGCCGAGGTGCGTGCCGTACCGCGCATGCTGCGCGGACTCGACGAGCGGACCCGGGACGGGTACCTGCGCGCGCTGCTCACCGCGGCCCGGCAGCGCGGACAGGCGGGCCCCGTGCTGCTGAGCCACCTGGCGGGGACCGCGCTGGTGACGGACCCGCTGCCGCAGGCCCACGCGCAGCTCGTGGAGGACCTGCTCGTGCACGCCGCGGACCGGTGGCGGGTCGAGGACACGCGGCGGCTGGCGGAGCGGATCCGGCCGTACGACCCGGAGCTGGCGCGGGAGCTGGACGGGCGCGCCGAGCGCCGGACCGCCGCGCCGGTGCGGCTGCTGCGGCAGGCGCTGCGGCGACGGCCGCCCGGCGACGGGCCGGGGCGGTCCCGGAAGGACAGGGGGTAG
- a CDS encoding TRAFAC clade GTPase domain-containing protein: protein MLEGLFLVVAGVIAGIGLLIATVTAIGEACGLVGRYAVLTVRVLHLRTPEYEVIAPYRPQDEPVPAYRNYFLGQALRDVRQLTVLGPRMVRGTVAEHARTAYRENVTDSAGGVLDLVRGLSIALGHLVGGVLAAPLLAAVLLLHAVLVLLPAGAALAAAGLLRGLDLVALRLRGLGRGMLCPSCFERVRRPAYACPRADCLRRHPDIGPGRYGVLRHRCQCGQVLPTLRWLMRPAGRLQPYCPHAGCGEPMNKDAGHMRELALPLIGGRAAGKTQLMAAMTTALEYAAAHGGPAFRPADEESRERYEVAREVLTIGGHPRSTRPERSRAHSFVRGGRLSRRLIHVFDTAGERFTSREGTDPLRYASAARTFVFVLDPLAVDDRWPGVDRALASPVHPEHVFGPAVQAVRAMGTPRARRRLAVAISKADLLEAYGLLPERREGSAAAREWLCAELGLTNLVHAMEHHFREVRFFFTAAVLEGAGDSGAGGGGPGAAESGAAGPGAAGPGEEDGDAGDAGPPRVDPSIGPLADWCLGRRPARATRGDGRAGFRAGLGTGPGAAGRERVRS, encoded by the coding sequence ATGCTGGAGGGACTGTTCCTCGTCGTCGCCGGGGTCATCGCGGGCATCGGCCTGCTGATCGCCACCGTGACCGCGATCGGCGAAGCGTGCGGGCTGGTCGGCCGGTACGCCGTGCTGACGGTCCGGGTGCTGCACCTGCGGACCCCCGAGTACGAGGTCATCGCGCCGTACCGGCCGCAGGACGAGCCGGTGCCGGCGTACCGGAACTACTTCCTCGGGCAGGCCCTGCGCGATGTCCGGCAGCTGACGGTGCTGGGGCCGCGCATGGTGCGCGGCACGGTGGCGGAGCACGCGCGCACCGCGTACCGGGAGAACGTCACCGACTCGGCCGGCGGCGTGCTCGACCTGGTGCGCGGCCTGTCGATCGCCCTGGGGCACCTGGTGGGCGGGGTGCTCGCGGCGCCGCTCCTCGCGGCCGTCCTGCTGCTGCACGCCGTGCTGGTGCTGCTGCCGGCCGGGGCGGCGCTGGCGGCCGCCGGGCTGCTCCGGGGCCTCGACCTGGTGGCGCTGCGGCTGCGCGGGCTGGGCCGGGGGATGCTGTGCCCGTCCTGCTTCGAGCGGGTCCGCCGGCCGGCCTACGCGTGCCCCCGCGCGGACTGCCTGCGGCGGCACCCCGACATCGGGCCGGGCCGGTACGGCGTGCTGCGGCACCGCTGCCAGTGCGGGCAGGTGCTGCCCACGCTGCGGTGGCTGATGCGCCCCGCCGGGCGGCTCCAGCCGTACTGCCCGCACGCGGGCTGCGGGGAGCCGATGAACAAGGACGCCGGTCACATGCGCGAGCTCGCGCTGCCTCTCATCGGCGGCCGGGCCGCCGGGAAGACCCAGCTGATGGCGGCGATGACGACGGCGCTGGAGTACGCGGCGGCGCACGGCGGCCCGGCGTTCCGGCCGGCCGACGAGGAGTCGCGGGAGCGGTACGAGGTGGCCCGCGAGGTCCTCACGATCGGCGGGCATCCGCGCAGCACCCGGCCCGAGCGGTCCCGCGCGCACTCCTTCGTGCGGGGCGGGCGGCTGTCGCGGCGGCTGATCCACGTCTTCGACACGGCGGGCGAGCGGTTCACGAGCCGGGAGGGCACCGACCCCCTGCGGTACGCGTCGGCGGCCCGCACCTTCGTCTTCGTACTGGATCCGCTGGCGGTGGACGACCGGTGGCCGGGCGTCGACCGCGCCCTGGCCTCACCCGTCCATCCCGAGCACGTGTTCGGCCCGGCGGTGCAGGCGGTACGGGCCATGGGGACGCCGCGCGCGCGGCGCCGGCTGGCGGTGGCGATCAGCAAGGCGGACCTGCTGGAGGCGTACGGACTGCTGCCGGAGCGACGGGAGGGCAGCGCGGCGGCCCGGGAGTGGCTGTGCGCCGAGCTGGGGCTGACGAATCTGGTCCACGCGATGGAGCACCACTTCCGGGAGGTCCGCTTCTTCTTCACGGCGGCCGTGCTGGAAGGGGCGGGCGACAGCGGTGCGGGAGGCGGCGGGCCGGGAGCCGCGGAGTCGGGAGCCGCGGGGCCGGGAGCCGCGGGGCCGGGAGAGGAAGACGGCGACGCCGGGGACGCGGGGCCGCCCCGGGTGGACCCGAGCATCGGGCCGCTCGCCGACTGGTGTCTGGGCCGCCGGCCCGCCCGGGCCACCCGGGGGGACGGCCGGGCGGGCTTCCGGGCGGGCCTCGGGACGGGACCCGGGGCGGCGGGCCGGGAGCGGGTCAGATCGTGA
- a CDS encoding caspase family protein: protein MPTGRSLHIGLNKVDPRKYDGWDGRLVACENDARDMAALARAAGFADTTLMTADGTVENVTAELRKAAAQLKSGDILLFTYSGHGGQVPDAPGPDVESDDFDETLVLYDRQFLDDELYREFQRFEEGVRIFALLDCCHSGTGIESVREILNPVAMEAQFQTSDPDQVEAAARVMPLLRQVQIYERDRAFYEGLQRELKSENGAGHAPTAVLISGCQDNQVASDGAVNGAFTEALLDVWSGGSFTGDYHRFHRGIQRKLPANQSPNLYMTGEPSTAFLEQKPFTI, encoded by the coding sequence TTGCCCACCGGACGCTCCCTTCACATCGGCCTGAACAAGGTCGACCCGCGCAAGTACGACGGCTGGGACGGCCGTCTCGTCGCCTGCGAGAACGACGCGCGCGACATGGCCGCACTGGCCCGCGCCGCGGGCTTCGCCGACACCACGCTGATGACCGCCGACGGCACCGTGGAGAACGTCACCGCGGAGCTGCGCAAGGCGGCCGCGCAGCTCAAGAGCGGGGACATCCTGCTCTTCACCTACTCGGGGCACGGCGGCCAGGTCCCCGACGCGCCCGGACCCGACGTCGAGTCCGACGACTTCGACGAGACGCTCGTCCTCTACGACCGCCAGTTCCTCGACGACGAGCTGTACCGCGAGTTCCAGCGCTTCGAGGAGGGCGTGCGGATCTTCGCGCTCCTCGACTGCTGCCACAGCGGTACCGGCATCGAGTCGGTGCGCGAGATCCTCAACCCGGTCGCGATGGAAGCCCAGTTCCAGACCAGCGACCCGGACCAGGTCGAGGCCGCCGCCCGGGTCATGCCCCTGCTGCGCCAGGTGCAGATCTACGAGCGCGACCGCGCCTTCTACGAGGGCCTCCAGCGCGAGCTGAAGAGCGAGAACGGCGCCGGCCACGCCCCCACCGCCGTACTGATCTCCGGCTGCCAGGACAACCAGGTCGCCTCCGACGGCGCGGTCAACGGCGCCTTCACCGAGGCCCTCCTCGACGTGTGGAGCGGCGGCTCCTTCACCGGCGACTACCACCGCTTCCACCGGGGGATCCAGCGGAAGCTGCCCGCCAACCAGAGCCCGAACCTCTACATGACGGGCGAGCCCTCCACCGCCTTCCTTGAGCAGAAGCCCTTCACGATCTGA